One window of Doryrhamphus excisus isolate RoL2022-K1 chromosome 13, RoL_Dexc_1.0, whole genome shotgun sequence genomic DNA carries:
- the supt7l gene encoding STAGA complex 65 subunit gamma, which produces MMRYWGEIPGPAGAPPNRSSFDLLQREFRSVEMQDPPLHQPSAQRPRPTTMLDIPSEPCSLTIHTVQLCQHVRRLRALLAAAQGQSSTSGEVGGRLEDVDTHLPLRPPTPPAMPDDLLPLDSKAPWQPFQLRHSDPESDFYKGKGEPVTELSWPSCRQLLYQSVATILAHAGFETAHESVLETLTDLVHEHYLRLTRLLRVAVDREARLGSSPFPDVMEQVFHEVGIGSVLALQRFWQVRIKDYHSYMLQVSNDLSEEYERLVNPEKALEDSKPPRIKEEPMSDISFPVSEEPEADLASGDQALPMGVLGTHSERLSSGMDGDHSPHTSGGGVANSSPLWPQVKMEPQDGDDSQSAAHHHHHPHHHHHHSVLGGDVFEEGGPMSTMSESGGAMAPSPAGSASDGTYASHSPDSLMSTSPVFNQRPKKRAKKM; this is translated from the exons atgaTGCGCTACTGGGGTGAGATTCCTGGACCTGCAGGAGCTCCTCCCAATCGCAGCTCCTTTGATTTGCTCCAGCGCGAGTTTCGATCAGTGGAGATGCAGGATCCTCCTCTGCATCAGCCATCAGCCCAGCGACCACGCCCAACCACGATGCTGGACATCCCGTCTGAGCCTTGCAGTCTCACCATTCACACGGTGCAGCTGTGCCAGCACGTCCGCCGCCTCCGTGCCCTTTTGGCGGCTGCTCAGGGTCAGAGCTCGACGTCCGGCGAAGTTGGCGGACGGCTAGAGGATGTTGATACACATCTGCCCTTGCGGCCTCCCACACCACCTGCCATGCCCGATGACTTGCTGCCACTTGACAGCAAAGCTCCCTGGCAGCCCTTCCAGCTCCGCCACAGTGACCCTGAAAGTGACTTCTATAA GGGAAAAGGCGAGCCAGTCACAGAGCTGAGTTGGCCCTCCTGCAGACAGCTCCTCTATCAGTCAGTTGCCACCATCTTGGCTCATGCCGGCTTCGAGACAGCCCATGAGAGCGTGCTAGAAACGCTGACTGACCTGGTTCATGAGCACTATCTGCGCCTAACCCGCCTCCTGCGTGTAGCGGTAGACAGGGAGGCCCGGCTGGGTTCCAGTCCCTTTCCTGATGTGATGGAGCAGGTGTTTCATGAGGTGGGGATTGGCAGTGTGCTGGCCCTGCAGCGCTTCTGGCAAGTACGCATCAAGGATTACCACAGCTACATGTTACAG GTCAGTAATGACCTGTCAGAAGAATATGAGAGGCTGGTGAATCCAGAAAAGGCTTTGGAGGACTCCAAGCCCCCCAGGATCAAGGAAGAGCCCATGAGTGATATTTCCTTTCCAGTTAGCGAGGAACCCGAGGCTGACTTAGCCTCTGGGGATCAGGCTTTGCCCATGGGGGTCCTTGGGACTCACAGTGAGAGGCTGTCCTCAGGCATGGATGGTGACCATTCGCCTCACACCTCAG GTGGCGGTGTGGCCAACAGCTCCCCATTGTGGCCACAGGTAAAAATGGAGCCACAGGATGGTGATGACAGCCAGAGTGCCGcacatcaccaccatcatcctcatcaccaccaccaccacagcgTTCTGGGTGGCGATGTGTTTGAAGAGGGGGGGCCCATGTCCACCATGAGCGAGTCAGGAGGTGCAATGGCGCCCTCTCCGGCAGGTTCGGCATCAGATGGCACGTACGCCTCTCATTCGCCGGACTCCCTGATGAGCACATCACCCGTCTTTAACCAGAGACCCAAGAAGCGAGCAAAGAAGATGTGA